CTCCCGGATATTTGATCAACCCCTGGCCATTCTTTCTACGTCTTCTTACCGAGGTGAGAGTCACGAACGATCGACCCTCGTTTTTGCCGATGACTTAACGAAAACGACACAGCATCTCGGCAGTCATATCCTCCTTGTGGATGATCTGGTTGATTCCGGTATCACCCTGCAAAAAACCTTGCCTTGGCTTAACCACAAATATGGGTTTTATGTCGAGGAAGTGCGTACTGCAGTGCTTTGGTACAAAGATTGCGCATGTATTAAGCCGGACTACTATGTAAAGCATTTACCGAATAACCCTTGGATTCATCAGCCTTTTGAAAGATACGAACAAATGCAACCGCAGGCGCTGGTGAAGTTAGATTGATTTGTTAGAATCTAAGTAAATTCCCGTGCATCACTCAAATTCTTGACGGTTTCGCTACGACGAGACCGTGATCTCCCGGAGTGTGATCTCCGGAACTTTACGGAATCCAATTCCATCTAGTTGTATCTAGTCTCGTATCGCTCGTTCAAATCCTCGCTCATTGCATGATGCAAACACCAGAAATCAAACGGTTAGGCAGTTACCTCGTCGATGCGGGCTTAGTCAGTCCGGCTCAAATCGATGTGGCACTCAATGACCAGGAATTTATGGATAGCATGCGCATTGGTGACATTTTGGTCACGCGCGGCTGGATTAAGCAGCAAACGCTGGACTATTTGGTTGATAAGATCATTGAGCCAGAACAGCAGATCGCGCGGCAATCCGGCTTAACCGATTCGCTACTCGTGCAATCTGGTGCGGTATCGCAAAATAATGTGCATGCGCCCCCATCGGTGACACCCAGCGTGACATCCCGTCAACCGCAGCAAACGGTGGCCCATGCGCGCTCCCTGGATGGTAATCGCATTATCGAAATTACGAAGCCCCATGTGACCCAGGCTCCTCAGGAGTCACCCACTGATCCCGGTAGTATCAATGAGCGGAAACCGCTTGCTTCTGTTCCTGGTGATGACGACGATATGAATTGGGTCGGATAGCGCGCCATCCCACTGCGCTGCTTTCACCTAGCGGATTTCACCGTTTGGCATGATTATCCCAGTAGGCCCGTTAGCCATAACCAGAGTGGCAGGGTGAATAGTAAGCCGCCGGTGCCGGTGGCAATGAGTGCAACTGCAAATTCAGGATCCAGACTATAGCTTTCGGCTAAGACTAATGTGGCAAAAGCTGGTGGCATCGCGGTTTGGAGCACGATGACTTGTTTGGCGATCGTTGGTATTGGCAGCGGTGCCGTAATCCCCCATATAAGCAGCGGCAACAGCAACATTTTGAGTCCCAGGGGGATCGCCGTCTGGCGGATTTGGTGGAGTGAGGTGAGTTGGCCAAGGCGCATACCAATGAGGATTAAGGCCAGACTGATGGCACCCCAGGCAATGCTCCTCAATCCCTGCTCGACGAATTCTGGCAGTGGATCCTGATAGATCAAGGCCAGCATAAATGTCCAGAGCGTGGGATTTTGCCAAATACGCGGCAATGTTGAGCTGCTGCCGGGTTTTCCTGGGCCATAGCGGCTAGCAATCATTGCCCCGACACCATAGGCGCCGAGCGTGGTGCCCAACAAGTCGTAGAACAAGGCCCAGGCAAAGCCGGTATTGCCAAATAAGCTCAAGGCAATGGGTAGACCTAAATAGCCGGTATTACCCACCATGGAAGCCAGTAGTATTGTGCCTTGGGTCGATCGTGCTGCAGTCAATCGATTGTGTTTGGGCTTACCCCAACGGAGCCACCAATACATTAGTCCCAAACCCGTCAGCATTGCGCCCCAAGCCGCCACCCCCGCGAGCCAAATTGAGTCGGATCGATCCGTCTGCCGCAGAAATACAAAGACACTAATCGGCACCCCAAATAAAAATAATCCTTTGCCTAAATAAACCGGAGTTTGTTTGGGTAGCCAATAACTGGCCAGCCAGCCGATCAATACACCCATCACTAAAGGCATGTATATTTGCACAAGCTTCGTTAATATCATTGAGGGCAATTGGGGGCGGCAAAAATCTAAATTTAACGTTTCCGAACTGAAAAGATTTAGGTACAATCTTTTCCCAAGCCGCTTAATTCGCAATTTATCGACAACTACCCGATCGTTCACCCGCTAGCATGGGAGTCTATCCTTGAGTAACCCTGGCCTACCCAGAAAATCCTCATCCAGACGGCAGTCCTCCGAGTTTGCATCCTTTGATGATATTCCCGAGGCCGAACGGGAAGCAGTGGATCTGCCGTCTGGCCCATCAGCTAATAAGATGGCTTGGTTCGGGATCACGGCGATCGGTCTGTTAATTGGTGGGATTGGCATCCTCACCTTGAGTCGTTTGGCTAGCGCACCGGCCAGTAATGCCGCCAAAGTCCTGACCAGTAAACCGGCTTCCAAGGCGGAGTTGGCAAAAGCGAAACCAGCGCCCGATGGCCGAGTCTTAAATCACTATCCCTACAAAGAGGCCGCGCAGGGCAACCTGGACCCCGTGACGGCCGACAATTCGATTCAGCTGCACTATAAAGCGGCTAAGGCCTATAAGCAAATGGCTGCCGATGCCCGTGTTGATGGTGTTTTGTTAGTGCCACTGTCGGGGTTTCGCAGTACCCAAATTCAGGAAGATTTATTTTTCAATGTCAGTCGTGAACGCAATCAGCGGCCCCAAGAGCGGGCGAGTGTGAGTGCGCCTCCCGGACATAGCGAACACCATACTGGGTATGCGATGGACATTGGTGATGCAAATGTCCCAGCGGTGAATCTCAGCCAAAACTTTGAAAGTACCGCTGCTTTCCGTTGGTTACAGGCGAATGCTGCCCGCTATAGCTTTGAGTTGTCATTTCCGAAGGGGAATGAGCAGGGTGTGAGCTACGAACCATGGCATTGGCGGTTTGTCGGGGACTCTGAGAGTCTGGCAACATTTTATAAGGCGCGGGAAGTTAAGCCTCAGGCAAACTAAGCCTCAGGCAAACTAGGCCTGATTGAAGACCGTGACTTTTGGTCTGCGAAAAATTTGGTTACGACAAATTTGCCTGCGACAAGCGAGTTGACTTTGCGGCTTGGAGCGTCCTGCTGCTTGTGCCCAGGTGGCCGGTGATCGAGCTATAAAAGGCGCAACCGACGGCTAATATAACGCCGATCCATTCGACTTCGTTCGTCTACGGGACTACAATGAAGAGAAGTGTTGCGAAATGTAAAGCGTCCCTATGTCTACTGCGGCTTCCCATTCTCAGGCTCAAACCGTCGTTGTTGTTGGTGCGGGTATCGGTGGACTAACGGCCGCAGCGTTGCTGGCCCATCGTGGCTATCAGGTAAAGGTATTTGACCAAGCGATCGTCCCGGGTGGTTGTGCTTCGACCTTCAAGCGCCAGGGATTTACCTTTGATGTGGGGGCAACCCAGGTTGCGGGGTTAGAGCCGGGCGGAATTCACCAGCGGATTTTTGCGGAGCTGGGGATTGACTTACCGGAATCAGTGCCCTGTGACCCGGCTTGTGCGGTGATGTTGCCGGGTGAAACGACGCCAATTAATGTGTGGCGTGATCCGGTGAAGTGGCAAGCGGAGCGTGAGCGCCAGTTTCCCGGCAGTGGGCCATTCTGGCAACTGATGGCGGATTTGTTTAAGGTTAGCTGGGAGTTTCAGGGACGTGATCCAGTCTTGCCACCGCGCAACCCGTGGGATTTGTGGCAATTAATCCAGGCGTTACGACCTGCCACGTTGATCACACTGCCCCATGCCTTCTCGACGGTGGGTGATGTGTTGCGATCGCTGGGACTAGATGGTGATCAACGGCTCAAAACTTTTCTGGATATGCAGCTCAAGCTCTATTCCCAAGTTGATGCTGATGAAACGGCTATGCTCTATGCTGCAACGGCCATGGCCGTTTCCCAGGAACCCTGTGGGCTATATCACTTGCAGGGCAGCATGCAGGTGCTGAGCGATCGATTAGTGGAAGCGTTGGTGCGTGATGGTGGCAGTCTGGCTATGCGTCATACGGTGACTGCAATGTCGGTTAACCAAGATCGTGTGACGAGCGTTACAGTTCGCAATCAGAAAACCAACGAAACTTGGGTAGAAAAAGCTGATCATGTGGTGGCAAACGTCACAGTTCAGGACTTAATGCGCCTTTTGGGAGAGCAAGCCCCCGCTGGATATCAGCGGCGCGTTGACAAGTTGTCTCCCGCTTCTGGCGCATTTGTGCTGTATCTCGGGGTAGACGAAGCTGCTGTACCAGACGATTGCCCGCCCCATCTGCAGTTTCTCTACGATCCGACTGGACCGATTGGCGAAAACAATTCACTGTTTGTTTCGGTTAGTCATAACGGTGATGGTCGTGCTCCCGTGGGCAAAGCGACGATTATCGCCTCGTCATTTGTCGAAACTCAAGCATGGCGCGGAATGTCATCAGAGCAATATGCGCAAATGAAGCAGCAGTATACCGATGAAGCAATTGCAAAGCTGGGGCAGTACTTCAATTTAGATGGCACGATCGTTTGCCAAGAAGCGGCAACACCCCGGACTTTCGCCCATTTTACGGCCCGCGAAGCGGGCGTTGTTGGGGGCGTGGGAATGCGGTTGAGTACGTTTGGGCCGTTTGGTTTTGCCAATCGCACCCCAATTCGTCAACTTTGGTTGGTAGGAGATTCGACTCATCCGGGAGAGGGAACTGCGGGCGTAAGTTACTCCGCATTAACTGTCGCGCGGCAGATTGCAGAATCCTAATTTTCCTCGACAATGGCAAATGAAAGTTGATCAATCGATGTTCGACCAAGTGCAGTGCTCAGTGCCTGCGCAAGGGACGTTGCGTTGATTGGTGTGTTGGACTGGATTTCTGCGGCCTGCTGGGCAATCACGCATCAATCACCTTCACGAATTGCCCTGCCTGAGGCTTTACTGCAATGTATTTCGTGCTGCTTAAGAGCATTACTTTACTGCTCACTGGTTTGAGCGGTTTTTTATTATTACTTTGTCTGTTGCTATTGCTCGAAACGATTGCGTTCTTGCTACCACCGCGCGCAGTTCAGCATCAATCTCTAGGGCCACAGCCACGGGCGGCGATCGTTATTCCGGCCCATGATGAAGAAGCGGTTTTGGCGGAGACGTTAGCGCCATTAACCCAGCTACCTTATCCCATCGTGTTGGTGGCAGATAACTGTAGCGATCGCACCGCAACAATTGGGCGAAATTTTGGCGCGTTGGTGATTGAGCGGCATAATCCATATCTGTTGGGGAAGGGCTATGCCATGGATTTTGGCATTGATTTCCTCAGTAAGACTCCCCCCGATGTTGTATTGTTCCTCGATGCTGATTGTCAGGTGCCGAATGCCGAAGTCATGCAGTTGATTGACTATGCGATCCAGTTTCAGCGACCGATTCAATCCGCCTATGTGATGCGGTTGCCGAGTGAACCAACCTCGAAACATCGAGTATCTGTATTTGCCTTTAAGTTTAAGAATCAAGTGCGGATGCACGGTCTGTCACGTTTGGGCGGTCCGACAGTATTGGCCGGCTCCGGGATGGCGTTTCCCTGGCATACGCTGGAAAACGTCAATTTAGCCAGTGGGGCGATTGTGGAAGATATGAAGCTGGGGATTGATCTGGCCATATCATCACGGCCCGTTTTGTTTTATCCCCATGCCACAGTCACGAGTGTGCTGCCCCAGAAAACAACCGCTGTGAATAGTCAGCGGACGCGCTGGGAGCATGGTCATCTGCAATCGATCGGCACCTATGTACCGAAGTTGCTAGTTGCGAGTTTGCGGCAACGTCGAGGCGATTTACTGTTATTAGCCTGGGATTTATGTATTCCACCGCTATCACTCATGGTGATGCTTTGGGCAATGAGTTTAGGGGTGATTACGCTAGCCTATAGCTTTGGGATGGCCGAGTTGGCCTTTAACTTGATCCTCATGGCGGGGGTGATGCTGCTATCGGCGATTCTGCTCGCTTGGCAGCGGATTGGCCGGACAGACTTGCCGCTTCGGGATTTGCTGCGAATTCCCTTCTATGTTTTGGGTAAGGTGCCGTTGTACCTGCGCTTTATGACTGACCGGCAAGAAGCCTGGGAGCGGACCGAACGCGATCGCGTCGAATCATCCTCATCCATCTCGTTATCATCAAAAAACTAAATCGCGCGGTTTGCGATCCGGTGCTAGGGTTGGCTGTAGGGCGGTTGATTGCATGTTATGTCGATCACATTTGCCCGCTGTAGCCCCTGCTTAGGAAGACTGTGAACCCGCGATGCAGATCGACTTTCACCATGCTGTAACCTACGTTTGTGCCAGGCTTGCCGGGTTTGCCGATGCGGAAGCGGCGACGGTGGCCTATGCCGCGCAGTACGTGGATGACGCCACCAATAGCGGCGTGGTCCGATTTGATAATGGGGCCCAGTTTAAGCGGATGAGTTCGGCGCACAAGCTGTTTGACTATCGGAATTTTCAGAATCTTGCCAATTCCCAGGTCTGGATTCCGTTTCACTTTTTGCCAGGAAATGGTGGGATGCCGGCTGATCGTTCGCCCAGTGGGGGATTTATTGAGAAGTTGATCTGTCGGGCCAATAGTCCGATCGCCCAGGATATGGTGCGGGAATGTATTGTGGAGCGCCATTCGCCCTATGCGCTCCAACGATTAGGGATTACGATGCATGTCTATGCCGATACCTGGGCGCATCAGGGGTTTGTCGGGGTGAATCACCGCGTAAATGAAGCGCGAAATCTGGTGGATGGCCAGGGGCAAGTTGATCGGCGTTTGCTCGATCGACTCAAGGGTTACTTTATTGGTGAAGCCTTGCCCTTGGGCCATGGTGCCGTATTGGGTAATCCGGATAAACCATTTTTGCGTTGGGGCTATACCAACGGCCGGGGCGAGCGCATCCAGCGGGATAATCTCCGTGACTTTGTGGCGGCGGCCGTCGCGTTATGCGATGCAATGAAACGGTTTCATTTGGGCGAACCAGCCGGGGTGGTGTCACCAATGTTGGAGGCTGATCGCCAAATGATCGCGGCCCTATTTGCTAACGTGACCGAACATAGTAGCCATCGGCGGCATAAACAATGGGCGACAGCCATTGCCGCAGGGAAATTTTCCTTTGGACCCGCTAATATTACCTATATTCCTAAGGGTAAGGGATCGTGGAAGCATCAGGCGCTCGGAACGGAAAAAGCTCTCGATCGTAGCAGTGATATCTTTCCCTATCGCGATAGCTTTTTGACCAGTGACTGGAAGCGGTTTCATGATGCCTTACAAGCTCACCATTTCTATGTAATTCATGAGTTGCTACCGCAATATGGCATTTGTGTTGCTTAGTTTTCTGACATTGTGACGGATGAATCCAGATCTTTTATCTAGTGTGATTTTACTGAATCTATTTCTGCTTCTATTTTCGTTGATTTTATCGTTCTGCATATCTTTATGTGAGTTGATCGCGATGTGTTTATCTTGACTTGGCCGATGAAAAGCGATCGAAACTTTCTGGCAATCGGTCAAAAAGTCCAGCTGCAAGTTTTGGTGGCAATTCCCCTGGATGTTGACGCAGGATAAATGTTTTGTGCGATCGCTGTCGGTGAATGAGCCGTTCTACCTGTAGCTGCTAGTGGGGATGATTTACTCGGATAATTATTGGATTATCGCTGCGGGGCATTGTGCCTTATTAAGAAAGAAATCGAGAACGCCTTCGGAATTAATGCGCCGGTTACAATTTTTCCATAGCCTGAAAAACACCTGCCAACATTGGATTAGAGCGATTGCGCCTGGGCGGGCGGAGGGTAATATTCACGAGAGGTATAAAACAACACATCAAAAGCTTTTCGAGAGGCTGTAGATTGGCTTTACCCAAGACGTGTTTTCCTGTTGTTTCTGATTACAGCCACCAACAGACATAGCCATGATTTACGACAGCCACGGTGATCCCTATACCGATGTTACGGATATTTTGTACGCGTTGTTCGAGTGCAACAACTATGACATGACGATTCCCAAGCTAATCCATGCGGTGGCGGAGATTGCGGCGGAAACGACGATCGATGATTTTGAATCATCGGAGTACATTGCGCTGACAAACCAGGCAGTTGAACATCTGCGAATTGCCCGCACCGCAAGCCATCTGGCGGATTTAACACCAATGCATCAGGCTGGTTGACCTCGCTGTAAAACGGCTGCTTCTTCGTTCTACACCGCCACATGTTCGATATCATTTGAGCTGTTGGCTGACCTCGTCGTCGGCTAACTCTTCTAGGCTATCCAATAAGGTCATCATTTGTTCATAATCAGTATGCTTAATCTGACTTGCATCCTGAACTCCAATGAGTAATGTGATCTCGATCGTGAGCGCTGCAATCGTTGGTGCGGCAAAAATCTTTGATAGGGGGAGTTCAACCTGAAACTCCTGCCGAATCATCGAAATCATTTGTGTTGCCAGGAGTGAATGTCCCCCGAGCATAAAGAAGTTGTCGTTGATGCTCACTTCCTCAAGTTTTAACAGTGTGCACCAAATCTGGCTCAGTTGGGTTTCCATCGGTGTTCGCGGTGCGACGCAATCAACGGCGCGATCGCGCTGGGACCAATTCACGGCTGGGAGGGCGCGGCGGTCAATTTTGCCGTTGGGTGTCAGCGGTAATGCTTCCATGGGGACGAAAGCCGCAGGCATCATATAGTCTGGCAGTTTGTCTTGTAAATCATGGTAGAGCTGATTGGATAATTGGGGCTGAGGTACTGTTGGCACAACATAAGCAATCAGTCGCGGATCTTGTGCATTTTCCGTATCGGCAATCACCACCGCTTGCTGCACAATATCGCATTCAAATAAAGCCGTTTCGATCTCCGAAGGCTCCACCCGGTAGCCGCGAATTTTGAGCATAAAATCTTTGCGACCCAGATATTGAAGACAGCCATCTGATCGCCATTGCCCTAAGTCACCCGTACAGTAAATCTGGCTTTGGGCATCCTCTGGGTCTGGGAGAAATTTCTGGCGCGTGAGTGCTAGATCGCGCCAGTAACCGGGTGAAAGATAGCGACTTCTGACGGCGATTTCGCCAGGACCATTGTGCGTCACTGGCTGGCGGTGCTCATCTAACAAGAGAATTTCCTTATCCAGCACTGGATAACCCACTGGGACAATGGGATCAGGCAATTCGGTCTGGGGACTAATCAATAACCTTGTTGCCATCGTCGTTTCGGTCGAAGAAAAGCGCTGCACTAAAACGCAAGGCGCGGCAAAGTATTTCCAGAACCGTTCGACATCGCGGCGGTATAGTCGGCCCGAGGGATTAACCTGACGCAAATGCGGAAATTGCTTAGGGCTACTGTTTGCCATGGTGTCAAGCCACTGTTGAAACACGGCGACGGGCAAATGGAACATGCTAATTGCTTCCTGCTGTAGCCAAGTTGTCAGGTTGGCGATTCCCCCTGTTTTAAAATCATAGAGACAGAGTGTTGCACCATTGAGCAGCGCATTGAAGATATCGCTAACTGATGTGCCAAACCCACAGGAATAGAGCAATGCGATTTTGTCACCAGCCTGAATTTGATAATCGTTCGTTTCTAACCAAACCCGATGTAGGACACCTTGATGACTGCGTTTGACACCCTTGGGTTGACCGGTTGAACCAGAAGTATAGAAAACGGCGGCTAAAGCCTCGGGGGCGATCGCTAAGTTCAAATTACGACTGTCAATCGTTTCATTTAATGCCTCGAGATTAATAATTTGGCAATCGCGACTCGATACGTTAACGGCTAAGTCCCAATGTTGATGATTGGTGATAATCAGCCGGGGTTGGAGATCCGCAAGAATGCGATTGAAGCGCCCAGTTGGTAAGCTGGGTTCAAGCACAACGTAGGCTTTCCCAGCTTTCAAGATGCCTAGAATCGCGATCAAGAGTGGCGCATCGTGATTCAGCAGCACAACGACGGGTGTTTGATCCGTTGTCGCCCGTTGTTGTAGGCTCCGGGCCAAACGATTAGCGATTTGATTGACGGTGTTATAGGTAATGCAGTTGCCCTGACTCGTGAGCGCAATCCGTTGGCCAAATCGCTGGGCAATCCGGTCAAACCGAGCACTAATCGATTGCTCAATTTCCGATCGTTGGAACCCCACATATTGATCGGTGCATGACTCGATCGAATGCATATCCATTGCTTAATTTATCTCCCTGCCATTGTTCAATCTAACTCTTTGCCTGTCACTTACTGCGTAATCCAATGTTTATCGTGGTTTAGGGGTTGGCTAACTGATCGATAAACCCACTATCGTTAAGATCTTGGATGATTCGACGATCGGCAATATCCGTTGGTTTGACCTTGGCGGCGGCGGGGTTTTTGGTGGCTAAATTTGTGAGTATGGCTTGAATCCCATCAAGGGTGGGATAAGGTTTGTTCGATAAGGCTTTGTCGATCAGCCGCGTATAGGCTTCGTCCAGAGCTGCCGCATCATCTTTGACATCCAGCAACATATACTTGGCCATGACGGCTTTTGTCCCCGCTGGGTCTTGTTTCATCCGGACGATCGCTTCGACATTAGCTTTGACAAAGGCTTGACTCACGTCCGGGTGTTTCGCTAAATAAGCCCGGGTCGTAGCCAAGCTGGTATGTTGAAACGGTAAATTGAGCGATGCCAGATCGAGTAATTCACGATATCCGCGTTTTCGCGCGGTGAGGGTATTGGGCGGACTTACGACGGTACTAGCGATTTGGCCACTTTCCATCGCTACCATCCGCGCGCTTTGGCCCCCGACGGCAAGCACGGTGACATCTTTATTTGGCTTGAGTCCGAGGGATTTTAACGCGATGCGCACTTCGGTATCTGAAGCACCACCGGGTTTACTGATGGCAATGGATTTACCCCGTAAATCGTCAACGGTTTTGATCTCAGGTCGGGCAATCAAGGTTGTGACATAGGTATTAAATAAACCAGCAATAATGACTAAGTCCTGTTCTGCTACTACGGCATTGACGATCGCCGGGCCGGAAATTTGGCAGAAATCCATTTCGCCTGCGATCATTGCGGCGGCGGCAGAAGAACCACCGGTAATTGCCGTGAGCTTAACGTCTAGCCCATATTTTTTAAATAGACCTTTATCTTGGGCGTACCAAACCACCGCCTGATTGCCAGAATTTCCACTAAAACAAACATTGGCTTGGGTTAGGTCAGAATTGCCTGGAGCGGTTGCTGATTTGGGGGTACAGCCACTACTGAAGCAAGTGAGACTAAGCAGGATGGCGAATAAGCGGGATTTAGTATTCATATATTTAGCATTCATATAATTTATCTCCAGTACATTCGTGTTTGAATCGTATATTGACTGACGTCGATGCAATTTTTATGTGGGTGGTTTAGGTCGCCACCGTTCAAAATATCGTTCTACCAATTTGAGTAATTCCGTCAGGATATATCCCGTGCTTGACAGCACAATGATACCCACAAAGACTTTGTCGGTTTGAAATGTGGCACCAGCAACGCTGATCATATGTCCCACACCAGCCGTTGAGGCGATTAACTCACCGACTACCACGCCGACTAATCCCCGCCCAATGGCCAAACGCATACCGGCGATGATGTAAGGGATAGAAGCGGGAATTGCGAGGGTGGTGAAGACCTGACGATCGCTCGCACCAAAGGAACGTGCGCATTTTAGCAGCAGTGGATCGAGGGTTTTAATGCTCGTGATGGTATTAATTAGAACCGGGAAAAATGCCCCGAGGAAGACAACGGCAATTTTGGAATTAATGCCAATCCCAAGCCACAGGATTAACAGCGGGAGCAGTGCGACTCGTGGGGTAGCGTATAGGGCCGAAATAAATGGGTCAAACAGCGCATAGAGCCGCCGATACCAGCCTAAACTAATGCCAGCCGGGACACCGAGTAAGATCGCGAGGATAAATCCGGCACTAAACTCGATACTACTGACCCGAATATCATTTAAGAACCCGTTGGCAAATAACCACTGAGCGGCCCGCCAAATCCGGCTCGGTGAACTGATAAAAATTGGTTGAATCAGTCCCGATCGGGAGATCGCTTCCCAGGCGAGCAGAAAACTAATGACCGCAAGTAGCGACAAGAGTTTGTCTTCATATGCCTTGAGCCATTGATGGTGGCGGAACGATCGCTGGCCACTGGCTAAATTAATTCCAGACTTGTCTGGTTTGACATGATGCGTAGATTTCTTGGGCGGCATTACATCGGACCTCGCAGCGGGCTCGGCGTCGGCAATGGGGCCGATGTCGGGGGCATGAGCAATTGCCAGATTTTGTCTTCAATTGCCAGAAAGTCCGGTTGACGTTTTAGACTGAGGGGGCGTGGCCGGGCAAAGGGAATGGGGATGACTGAGCGGATTTGGCCCGGACGCGGTGACATAACAATCACCTGATCGGCGAGAAAAATTGCTTCGCTAATTTGATGCGTAACGTATAGAGCGGTGTTGCCGGTTTCGAGCCAAATGCGTTGGATTTCGCCTTGCATATACTCCCGGCTTTGGGCATCGAGGGCGGAAAGGGGTTCGTCGAGCAGTAGGAGGCTCGGACTAATCGCCAGGGCACGGGCTAAATTAACGCGCTGCTGCATTCCCCCGGATAGCTCATGGGGAAAGCTTTCCTCAAATCCTTGAAGCCCGACTAAATCGATAAAATACTGGGCTCGTTGACGGGCTGTTTGGCGATGGCAACCCTTGATTTCGAGGCCATAGATGACGTTATCGACGATCGTCCGCCAGGGGAGTAGGGCTGGCGATTGAAATACCATGGCACAGTCATGGCCGGGCTGGCGAATGACTTGCTCATTCCATGAGATTTGGCCCGATGTGGGCGATCGAAGTCCGGCAATCAAATTTAGCAGTGTGGTTTTGCCACAGCCGCTTGGCCCGACAATCGCGACAAAGCGGCCTGCTTCAATGCTGAAATTAATTTCTTGAAGTGCTGGGACAGGTTGGGAATGACGTTTTTGCTGATACTCCTGGGAGACATTACAGACATCAAGTTTTGGCATATCAAGACAAGTTCTGGCGCGCAGGATGTTGAATAATAGTCCGCTGTAAAAATATGTTTTTGATTTGATAATTGAACGGAAAAGGGGGCTTGTTCAATTCAAAATCGTGGGCATTGCCCCATTATTAAAGCATTATTTTTTAACTAGACCATATTTGCTCTAGGCGTCATCTGGAATCTTCACTGTGGTTTTGCACGGGCGATCGACCAACTTGGCAATTCATCATGACGAATGTGCTGTCGATCGATAAAAACAAACCGCCAGCATCGACCTT
Above is a window of Romeriopsis navalis LEGE 11480 DNA encoding:
- a CDS encoding non-ribosomal peptide synthetase, producing the protein MDMHSIESCTDQYVGFQRSEIEQSISARFDRIAQRFGQRIALTSQGNCITYNTVNQIANRLARSLQQRATTDQTPVVVLLNHDAPLLIAILGILKAGKAYVVLEPSLPTGRFNRILADLQPRLIITNHQHWDLAVNVSSRDCQIINLEALNETIDSRNLNLAIAPEALAAVFYTSGSTGQPKGVKRSHQGVLHRVWLETNDYQIQAGDKIALLYSCGFGTSVSDIFNALLNGATLCLYDFKTGGIANLTTWLQQEAISMFHLPVAVFQQWLDTMANSSPKQFPHLRQVNPSGRLYRRDVERFWKYFAAPCVLVQRFSSTETTMATRLLISPQTELPDPIVPVGYPVLDKEILLLDEHRQPVTHNGPGEIAVRSRYLSPGYWRDLALTRQKFLPDPEDAQSQIYCTGDLGQWRSDGCLQYLGRKDFMLKIRGYRVEPSEIETALFECDIVQQAVVIADTENAQDPRLIAYVVPTVPQPQLSNQLYHDLQDKLPDYMMPAAFVPMEALPLTPNGKIDRRALPAVNWSQRDRAVDCVAPRTPMETQLSQIWCTLLKLEEVSINDNFFMLGGHSLLATQMISMIRQEFQVELPLSKIFAAPTIAALTIEITLLIGVQDASQIKHTDYEQMMTLLDSLEELADDEVSQQLK
- a CDS encoding ABC transporter substrate-binding protein, which encodes MNTKSRLFAILLSLTCFSSGCTPKSATAPGNSDLTQANVCFSGNSGNQAVVWYAQDKGLFKKYGLDVKLTAITGGSSAAAAMIAGEMDFCQISGPAIVNAVVAEQDLVIIAGLFNTYVTTLIARPEIKTVDDLRGKSIAISKPGGASDTEVRIALKSLGLKPNKDVTVLAVGGQSARMVAMESGQIASTVVSPPNTLTARKRGYRELLDLASLNLPFQHTSLATTRAYLAKHPDVSQAFVKANVEAIVRMKQDPAGTKAVMAKYMLLDVKDDAAALDEAYTRLIDKALSNKPYPTLDGIQAILTNLATKNPAAAKVKPTDIADRRIIQDLNDSGFIDQLANP
- a CDS encoding ABC transporter permease, producing MPPKKSTHHVKPDKSGINLASGQRSFRHHQWLKAYEDKLLSLLAVISFLLAWEAISRSGLIQPIFISSPSRIWRAAQWLFANGFLNDIRVSSIEFSAGFILAILLGVPAGISLGWYRRLYALFDPFISALYATPRVALLPLLILWLGIGINSKIAVVFLGAFFPVLINTITSIKTLDPLLLKCARSFGASDRQVFTTLAIPASIPYIIAGMRLAIGRGLVGVVVGELIASTAGVGHMISVAGATFQTDKVFVGIIVLSSTGYILTELLKLVERYFERWRPKPPT
- a CDS encoding ABC transporter ATP-binding protein — protein: MPKLDVCNVSQEYQQKRHSQPVPALQEINFSIEAGRFVAIVGPSGCGKTTLLNLIAGLRSPTSGQISWNEQVIRQPGHDCAMVFQSPALLPWRTIVDNVIYGLEIKGCHRQTARQRAQYFIDLVGLQGFEESFPHELSGGMQQRVNLARALAISPSLLLLDEPLSALDAQSREYMQGEIQRIWLETGNTALYVTHQISEAIFLADQVIVMSPRPGQIRSVIPIPFARPRPLSLKRQPDFLAIEDKIWQLLMPPTSAPLPTPSPLRGPM